The stretch of DNA agacaCAGGACAATAGTGACTGGAACTTCTTTGACTACCATTCTGTTGAATTCATTCTAACatggtgctaaacaacaaaaactaccaccatcaccgccaccaccactgtcattgcCTTACCTGTGTATATGCTTCACAGTTTTTACCTTTCTTACAACtatttgttgaataaatataGTTTGAAGACTGAGACTGGAATATTTCCactatttcttctggctttaatTTTCCTTGTACTGCAACTGAATTCTGACCAACATTTGTCCCGTTCAGACTGAAATAAAGAAGGTTTTGATGGCCCATGAAAGGCCAACAGAaaatattgcattgttttaaacGTTTGaacatttgtttgttatttagaCAAACTGGTTGCTACTTTAGATAAAGGTTTGAATGAGTTCACAGATTCAGTatgcacacctgcacacacacacacacacacacatgcagatgtgtttttgtgtgtgtgtctgtgtgtgtatgtgtgtatgtttgtgcatgtgtatagatgtgtatacaaaCCTGTCGGTGTAAACTGATAAAAGAATTGActcaagtgtatgtgtgcatctgtatgttggagtgtatgtgcatctgtgtatgcgtgcacatgtacacacaagtatgtgtgcgtatgacttTCCCCTTCAAATTTCTAGAATAATGAGGGTGTGTGATTATATCAATATGAGATGAAAATAAAAAGCCACATTCCAACAGAAATACTGTGGAATTTATGTATGACTCAGTTATCTTCCTATATCTGTTTACACCAATGTCCTCTATGCATTTTGCATTTTTTGAGAATAGTGAAACAAGACACAGTATTATTattgatttactcaactaaaactCTTGAAGATGATGCTCCAGCTGGCCACAATCCAATTATTGAAACCatttaaaacataaaagaatgaagatataagaaaaaattaatgtatatgtatacataaacacttacAAGAAGAGGTTGCCTGGTCCAAAAACACACCGGTCAGCCTGGCCTTGGGCTAAAGAAGCAAGGGATTCATCCCATTCCTACAAAATGATATTAGGAAATATAATAAGGACCAAGAAAGAACTTTAAAATGGCAATTGATTAAAATTAAATGCAGATATACAACAGGGTGTGCATCAGATCTTTATTAAGTATGATGACAGTCTCACACACCCATGCAGGCTTCCATTTAATTTTCCATCAATTTGTATTTTAAAGTTCCCTCCCTTATCTTCTTTGGCAATAATTGTTGTTACTACTGGTAAGTTTTTTTCTGATTATGTATGTAATGCTGATTAAAATTCTCTTCGGGTCAATACATCAAGCATATTTAGTCCACGATTATATGTTCTTTAAGCAGAAGGTATGGTGAGATACTTCCAATATCTCATCTACTAAATGCCCAGATCTGTTTTCAATATATTTGGATCTGTTCTTCTGTTAAGTTTGGATgtgttgccccccccccaatctACTTATTTATGTTCAACAAGGAAATTAATTTATCCCATTAGGGAATATACGTGTTCAAATTAATTGTCTTATATACATAGACTCATATGGCCAGTTTCCTCCTAGACAGGATGCTGGTCTGTCAAGAAGGGGATATATGCACCAGAGAATATGGGAAATCAGTGCTATGAGTTTATAGGACTTGAGAAGGATCTTCATCCTTTTAGTCGATCTATATACAGATAAATTCTgaacatgtatgtaagtgtatgtctccTTCCTCATGTATGATACTTTTCCCCTCAGATCAATCTCACCAACCATTGTTAATTCCCCTTCTAACAAACCAAAGGGACACAATTCTTATCACCTTTTCTTccaaactttatttttttaaaaatttctttctcttttatccatttttcattttttctctcattatttgTTGCTTTCACGCAGGGAGTAGCTATGTTTACTTTGAGTTTGAACGATTGCAGGATGTTAAATATGCTGTACAAGCTCATCCGACCATTGTTCCATCAGATTATGAAACTTATACTTAACATTTAAATCTCGTATATATTAgatcatataatgtgtgtgtgtgtgtgtgtgtgtgtgtgtgtgtggtgtgtgtgtgtgtgtgtgtgtgtgtggtgtgtgtgtgtatgtgtgtgtacagcagccatgttggggcattgcCTGTGTTATTGCTACTCTTAGTGCAACATTCCGTCTGCATTTGACTTTTGGTGAATGTGTTTGATATCAATACCATCAAGCATGAATCTTCGTATCAATATGTTCACTTGTCTTAGATTTCCGATtctaggatatgtatgtatggatgtatgtatgcacgcacagaTGTACGTAGGCATGCAATGTATGCAACcgtgcatacatgcacgtatgtatgtacgcctgcatgtatatgtacacgtgtgtatgtatatatatatatatacatacgtatatatgtatacatatacatatatatatacacacacacacacacatacatacaatgtgtatatgtgtatataggcatacacacacgcgcgcgcacacacacacacacacacacacacacacacacacacacacacacatgtatatatatggatctagttagtttggctgccagcatttcaaaaattaaagtttatcaaaaatgttaaaatttggcGTATTAATATGCTTTTCCAAGCTGatttgctggagttatttcactttttccacaagaatgtttttaaaaagttgtaGAGGTTTAAAGCTTGATtattttcacccagtcagaaaACAAGATTTAGAAGATgccattttgtgcgtgactgcacgtGTTGTCAACATCCTAAAAATGGtacgtatttttatatgaaactgtaaacaaatcaaattttactGAACGCACGTCAcaaaacccctcataacttttaaagaatttagaattttcagaacatttttgcgaatttgtactCTACACATGGGAATCCATACGcaaataaaaagttttaaatgGGTGAGgacgtgatttaaggcctatttagctgttatttttagcccaTCTcccgattggctaaaattacccaaaatttccaaactttaattactacttactctatgtttattgatttatagcggAAATGATTTCCATGTCATTCATTAacctataaaagtgtatcattacactgaatatgacatcaattcgaacagaaaatGAGGCTGGCAGCTAAACCAATtaggtccatatatatatatatatatatatatatatatatatatatatatatatatatatatatatatatatatatataaatggtctatctagaaatgctctaatatctacacagccttggttttttaaatcttattacgccaaaaactcttatatatatatattacagcacacacaaacatatatatacacagacatacacacatgcacgtatacatatggatatatgtatacagagagagagagagagagagagaggagagagagagagagaggaaagagagggagtgagagtgtGTGATGTCTGGTTTTACAAACAAAGCAGAAGTGAGGGCCACCTGTATCCTTATAATGACGATATTACCGtagataaaaatgaaacattattCCAGTTAGTGAAAAACGTTGATTAATCCCTAGGGTAATGAACAACACTTAATCTTATCTTGCCCATATATACTTTAGCTTATATAATTGGGTTTCACCCTCTTAGGACATCTGTTGCTCCATATTTTAAGTTTGTGTGTTGGATAAAGAGTGAATAAGAGTgaacatttataaacatactTTTTGCTTTCAGACTCGTTGTGAAGTCCGTTTTGTGTTTAAATCATTGTGTTCTATCAACAGAACGAAACTGAACCGTTGATATTGTTAGTTCTTGAGTGGTTTTTATCAAAGTATTTGCTTTTTAGTTCAACTGATTATTGCCGACTTATCAAGGGTATCTAGAAAAgtaaatcagagagagagagagagagagagagagagagagagagagagagagagagagagagagagagagagagaatggcttATGTTTTTTTGGGTTACTTTAACCTCCCTAATACTAAATGGTCCACGTTTTCTCGGGAAAGTTGTTGCTTGAACAAAGGACAAGTAGAATGTTAACTTTCtaatgtactgggatcaattcggTTTGGCTGCCACCATCAATTCTGTTCGAagtgatttcatattcagtgtaatgatacacttttatatgATAATTAATGACGTGGAAGTAATTTTCGCTTTAAATCAATAAACAAAGAGTTTTTGGCAATTAAAGTTCGAAAATGTTTGTAATTTTAcccaatcgtaagccacagacacattcatgcctgtttcgaTTGTAAGAAGTgaaacatgagaactcttttgccTGCGAGAAAGCACGTGCCTGTTGCCATAGTATCAAGCGAAACCGAGCAGTCTTTGAAAAGCCTTTTATCTGCGAGGAAGAACGTGTTGACAATTTTGACGCAGTGTTCTGTGTGATTATGGCAACAAGCTCCAGTAACTTCGCTTCTATTATGGAAACATTGAAAACAGAGAaggacattttaaaaattaaaaccgaAAGTTAGAAATACCTTCagtcaaaaatattttgtaatgtgttGCTTATTGCAtgcttaaatatttgtttttaagcatattttcacttttattttcaaatataatatataaacatgtacatctttTGGAAGAATGTcatttataagattttgctggcaaattttttaattaacatagacatttatttatatgaaagaaaattactggaGAACTTTCgtctaattcttccaaatctttctcctaaaaattgtaatgtgtttatcgcatgtaATATACTGTTTATCGCaattgtattaaatgaatattgaATGAATAAATGCTTGTTTGCTCGTTTCTTATTGTCATCGAGCATTGAGGTGGTTGCCTTGTGTGttgaaaataacagccaaataagaCTTTTTGGACAACTCTTTTAAATTAacattaacatttatttacaagtatattATTGtaccaaattaaaaaatttttgataaaccttaatttttgaaatgctggcagccaaaccgaTAAGGTTCGTGTACTGTTCTTAGAACAAGTTATACTTCACCAAACTAGggacaaaaacattttaaattcctTCTTCACAAATAACATGGAACTCATCTGTAATGTGAAGATGACACCTTGTAGAAGTTACAATCCATAGGAAACTGTAAATATGGTCCCTACTAGAagtacacattacatacatacatggtggctgcccccgcgttatcgagtatgaccattgcacgaagcttaatcaatgttgttatagtGCAATGCCTGTGCTagaattatttttaaagtgaggaaaagctgtgcactgagtcaatctcactcactaagcaacagcagccttaatccgaaaagaagtcaacatcatcgacaaccactgagccgcaggttttatgtcggagttatcccagttacctgagttaccttctcctagaaggatgccctaacaaaggctaggagtccttcactcccaatggtttaaccgcgcgatcgggtattcagtccgattatttctatgtccccgcgcatgatacagccttaagacatttattggatggccgttgactctcaagagtcgctccgccctttgacgggttttgtttttcattccgcagggtgtccaataaacaccctcctcaccaagcaagcttggtggggttgccggtgtagtcgccgacgacccaaccatgcaacaggttgcactgggttacatgttaccagtagtactcgaaagtgacctgacatatatatacatacatacatacatacatacatacatacatacatacatataacaaagcACGAAGTTGAATACTTTTGGGTGTCATTCTTTCCCCCTACTATCTATACTACTCTTGATTaccatatatgtggaggcgcaatggcctagtggttagggcagcggacttgcggtcggaggatcgcggtttcgattcccagaccgggcgttgtgtgtgtttattgagcgaaaacacctaaaagctccacgaggctccggcaggaggtggtgatccctgctgtactctttcaccactctaaaaggcggtgctccagcatggccgcagtcaaatgactgaaacaagtacagaaaaaaaaaaaatatatatatatatatatatatatttatatactcttttactttttttagtaatttgactgcagccatgctggagcgccgcctttagtcgaacaattcgaccccaggattaattcgttgtaagcctagtacttattctaccagtttcttttgccgaaccgttaagttactgggacgtaaacacactgacattggttgtcaagcgacagtggagggggacaaatacagacacaaagacacacaaacacacacacacacacacacacacacacacacacacacacacacacacacgcacacacacatgtgtacgacgggcttctttcagttttcgtctaccaaatccactcacaaggctttggtcggcccgaggctattgtagaagacacttgcccaagatgccacgcagtgggactgaacccagaacgacgtggttctcaccacacagccacgcatgcgcctatatgtttgtatgtatgtatgtatgtacttacgtatgtatgtatgtatatatgtatgtacttacgtatgtatgtatgcacatatgaataCGTTTCATCAGAATGTAAATTTTGTATGATTTGAGTCTGTGTCTGAAGTGTTTCTAATAGGAATTTTCCTACATGTTTATCCACCATGTTCAACTTTgtgattcctattagcaaatgaaacatgtgtaatattgaataaataatacaaaataataataacaacaacaacaacaacaataataataataataataataataataataataataataataataataataataatgatgatgataataatattttctagctCCTTATTTTTCTTAACTCTGCAAAGATTGTTTCTAGAATTTTCATCTCTAATATGTACCTCACATCAATACAACTACATACTGAAATAAGTAGATGCCCTGGAAGtggacacagcttggattttaccttatcaacacacacacacacacacatatatatatatatatgtgtatataattatgttggTAGGGTTAAATACAAGCTGTGTTCACTTCAAGCGCATCTACTTATTTCAGTATGTAGTTGTTGTATTGATGTGAGGTACATATTAGAGGTGAAAAttctagaaacatatatataaaggtagttATGGGTGTTTCATAGGGTTACCAAGGTTTTTGCGTCCATAAAGCCCTTTGCTTTACATACGTCTCGTCAGACACCGGTCATTAGGGTCTGACGAGACGTGTGAAGCCAAGCTCTTTATAGACGTGGAACTCAGGGTAATCCTATGAACCAGCCATAATTATCTGTATCTAAATACTCTAACGCTCTACAACTTAGAATGTGCttttctttcggatttatgatctactgacaatatatatacgtatagattcTGTAGGGTATATAATATCACTTGCTAAAATCAGAGTCAATGGTCCAAAAACCACCATAAACTCATGATAAAGATACACCGGCCATCAGGAGGTGTGAGACGTGAATAtggatttatttttttccctatgATTCCCGTATGATTCCAGCCATTTCATAACCTTCATtaagtaattttattaatttccgTATGTAAAGTCTTACGTACATGCTTACATCGATATGTATAGTCAGTGTTTTCAATTGTATGTTCACCAATTATTACAACTAAAGAAAGTTAATTCATCATATCACCGGAATATCCCTAGTACATCTATAattcaatacattatatacataggtatgtgtggtggggtgtgAGGGTGGAGTGGGGAACGtgtgggtatacacacacacaggagggTATGCACCCGTAAAAATTCTCTCTTGCTTTTGCTTTCGCTAAAAGTATTGATCCAACTAGTTTAGCGGAGTAAGGTGGGAGACAAAGGTTATAACAACCGCTCCTCTCCATGCTGATTAGTACTACAGCCAAGATTGGGACATCGCAGCATTTCAGAGTTTCTAGATTAATTTATTATCAATCTCTTAAgcgacaaatacacatatacaaaacacatacacatgtatgtatgtatgtatgtatgtatgtatgtatgtatgtatgtatgtatgtatgtatgtatgtatgtatgtatgtgtgtgtatgtatgtgtgtatgtatgtatgtatgtgtgtgtgtgtgtgtgcatgtgtgtatgtctgtatgtatgtatgtatgtagtatgtatgtatgtatgtatgtatgtatgtatgtatgtatgtatgtctttcttttcttttgttgtttcagtcattagactgcagccatgctggggcactgatttgaagaatttttagacgaatgaatgggccccagtactttttaaaacatggaacttattctatcgatctctttagccgaaccgctacgttaggGGGCTGTAagcacactaacactggttgccaagcggtgatgatacaaacacacacacacgacggacttcgttcagtttccgtctatcaaattcactcacaaggctttggtcaacccgagtcTATAATtggagatacttgctcaagatggtACACTATGGTTTTGAACCTGAAAGTATGTATCTGGGACTATGGACGCaagctagataaataaataaataaataaataaatgaaattaatttttaaataatttgtattCTGAGAGAATTATtcaaagttataaaaatataaattgtaaaatattaatgTGCTTGTGAGCTGCAAGGAAATGTGGGTCCTAGTTGTTTCTTTGTAGTACTAATCATTGGTAACAGATATTCTACTGAATGAGATTTAACTCTGGTCTTACCATTAATAATAGATTGGCACCGTTGATAGCTTCTCGATATTTCTGGTGAGTCGCCAAAATACGTCCTTTCTCGAAAGGTCGAAATTTCGACCTTGACAATTGTCCAAATACTCCACGTCTTCGAAGTGCTTCTTGTAAAGAACCATCCTCAGGGAGTCGTATCATCTGGTCTCTTTTGTCCAACAACCGACTGTAAAATTAgttaagatataagatataatgaTTGATTCTTCAAACAAACATTTGAGGATGAGTGTTAATATATTTTGCCATCACTTATCATTCACCATTCGGTTTCTCTCGTTTATCTGTGCAGTTAACAAGGTAGCTTTGCAACCACctgattttaggttcagtcccaaagCGCAGCACTTTGGGTAAtagtcctctactatagcccaggcTAATTAATGTCTGGTGAGCAAATTTGGCAGGTGGAAACTTAGAAGCTTAAAGAAGCTcgtcacgtatgtgtgtgtatatatatatatataatatatatatatatatattcggtttaagtaattgagattcaagtgaattctaatgaattcacatgaatatggtccttaactaagatcaccggaaatctatatggtgttaaccatacgacaaatggggtgattacaaataggaaaaaagcaacaagaatggattaaaatctcggtacaattgtttcgtacgaggacatctttaataagctacaaaaaatgcagtaaatacagatggctcgtacttatcagccgaaaaaacatcagagaattttgtatctaccccttttgatgtttgggaattctctgatggtttttcggctgacgagtacgagccatctgtatttactgcattttttgtagcttattaaagatgtcctcgtacgaaacaattgtaccgagattttaatccattcttgttgcttttttcctatatatatatatatatatatatatatatatatatatatatatatatatatagttaatccaaacaaggaaacacagaaaaaaagagaaaaaaacacagcaacgcaggacgtggaacaattaaagtattattgacgctcaggaaagaagggaaggagggaaggatatatatatatatatataatatatatatatatatatatatacacacgtgtatgtatgtatgtatgtatgtatgtatgtatgtatgtatgtatgtatgtatgtatgtatgtatgtactttatgGTTTGGCCTTGACAAAACGAGACTAGAAACCTGTTGTTAAAAGTCAATATACTTATTCTTTAGAGAAAATCGCCAGGTGAGTACAGAGCATAGTATGAATTAACGAACGGCAAAAGAATATAAGTCACGATATCAATTTCATTAGCTCACATCTGTTTCTATTATAAGAAACGTAGCACTCAAATCTGAGTGCCCGTGCGACCCCTTATTATTTCATCAGAGCCATTTTAAGGAAATGTATGTCTATTGCGGaaagcaatatatgtgtgtgcgtatctttgtgTTAGTTCTCACTCCATTTGATAACcatagttggtttgtttacgaccccGCCAATAGGCGGTTCAGCAActaagagtgatagaataagtactacatttaaaagaaagaattaatactggaggtcgatttgtttgattaacacTTTTTAggaggtgccccagtatggtcgcagtcaaatgattgagacaagtaaaagaataaaagaatatgttaattatttaatttaactcaactgatttaaaaaatttattttattttccattatcCTAGCATTATGAGGATGACTGTGAGGAGCTGAAACTGGCATAAAATGGCTgcataattgttttaaattttggctcaaagacAACAAATTTATGAAGATCGGggtttgtcgattacatcaaacccagtacttgactggcatttattttattgacaccgaagggatataaagcaaagtcaacctcgttgGAAGttcagctcagaacgtaaagtactGGAAGAAGTGcttctaagaattttgtccgactctctaacgtttctgccagctcattacctctaggtgtattgcaaaaatcgatttttcttggaactgcacgcatattgcgtaaagtactatCTGTCTGAAgaccttgtgacttgacagacagtacaaacctCCAGTAGACACAATGTTTTCAATCCACATCGTCACGATATTGGAGACTGTGCGTCgtcttcaatgatgatgataacaacaacaacaacaacaacaacaacaacaacaacaacaacaacaacaacaacaacaacataataataataataataataataatttcatcagCAAACAAATGAACAACTGGAAGGCctcgggaccagatggagttcaaggctactggatcaaaagatttggtgaatgttatGCACaaatagctgcgcaactcaacactTTGTTAAATACCGACCGAGTAATAgcagagtggttgacatttggtAGGACAGTACTGTGCaagaaaaacatcgaaaaaggcaatacggtagtcaattacaggccgatatcctggaaatcattgactggaatactcgcagagtcaatgtacgaacatctggggGAAAAAATGGAGTCATGCCATATGAGTAGAAGGGTTGCAAGCgaaagtgcagaggtaccaaggatcaactcctgatagacaaaactgtattgcaagaggaggaaaagtaatttAGCCATGtaatggatcgactatcgtagggcgtacgatatgatcttacattcttggattatggaatgtatgaacctatttggtatagcattgaatgttgagcgattgcttggaaaaagtatggcgaattggaggacggacctgacagcacaCGGAAGAAGTTTAAGGACAGTAGAAATCAGGAGGGGCATTTTCCAAGGGGACTACTTCTCCCCACTGATCTTCAAATTGTACTTGAttccactaacactgattctgaggaaagcaaaagctgggtatgtattcaaaagccgccaacaaaaagtcaactatttgttattcatggatgacctcaaactttatggcaAAGATGAAGTCCAAGTCAGTTCCcttgttgatacggtgtatactttcagtgctgatatcagaatggagttcggactgagtaagtgtggtgtgttagtcttgaagagaagcaaaatcaaatgtatggacgggctaacgataccgtcgggggagattatgaagcagatagaagagacgggctattaGTACTtagggattttggaaatggataaatttatggagaaagaaatgacagaaaaatttaaggtggagtatttgcgcagactgagattgatctttaagtcgaaattaaacggatggaataagattgaagctatcaacacctggacgatttcactccttagatatggagcaggggtaatcgcatggacagtagacaaactaaacagcttagacagaaagacaaggaacttgCTAACTAGATTTGGGACACTCCATCCAAAAAGTGgcacagactgtatgtaccaagaaaaagagggggaaggggacttattggatgcgaacacagcattagagcagaagaaaacaacatagtatggtatgtaaaaaatgccacagaaccgctattattagaagtaagaaagccaggcttgtgtaggatgaaagattgcaaagataaagcactttacaagaaattgaaaaggaATGAAACCGAAAATAGCTGGGTAAGGAAAAGAAttcatggacaatttcatagggatgttgaagataagacaaacagagaaaaaagatggctgtggatgactaaaaatgatttaaaaccggagacggaggctctaatctgtgctgcccaagagcaagcactaagaacaaactacataaaatgcagaatagacaacagaaagtgataagtgcagaatctgtggacaaaatggtgaaaccgtatggctaATTActagtcaatgtacgccactaacccagaaggaatataagagatgtcacgacaatatagcaaggcttgtcaaTTGGACACCTTGCAGAAAGTAtaaacttgacagagcaaaaaattggtacgaccacaaaccgaaggcatcatcgaaaatgataatgcaaagatcctgcggaattttatgattcagttcgaccatgagatagagaataggaagccagacatagtcttaattgagaaagaaaccaaactatgctggatcatagatatagcatgcccaactgacaacaaagtatgcgataaggaagaaagaaaagtcgagagatatgacaggttagcttaggatgtgaagcagttgtggtcgatgaaaaaggtggtagtagtaccaataattgttggagcactgggaacagtgagtaaaaatcttgagaagtacatagaacaaataggggttgcaataagggtggagcacttgcagaaaacagcactgcttggaaccgctcgaatacccCGGAAGATGCTCGAaatataagaggtgttaccttagttcactggcagtgaacagctgacaccgtagtacatctacAGTGTtacaagctgtgcaaaggcaataataataataataatgatgatgatgatgatgatgatgataatgatgaggatgatgatttcaaatttttgcctcaagggcagcttgagggaggggattaagtcgattacatcgacctcagtccgtaactggtacttattttaccacctccgaaaggatgaaaggcaaagtcagcctcggtggaatttgctatcagaacatgaagacggacgaaatgccgctaaagatTTCGGCTGgcgcactaacaattctgttagctcactgctccattaataataataataataataataataataataataataataataataataataataataaacaaccccTGGTGTACACGTTTTAATATTAATTAGTAAGAA from Octopus sinensis linkage group LG2, ASM634580v1, whole genome shotgun sequence encodes:
- the LOC115232454 gene encoding cysteine-rich venom protein TEL1 isoform X2, coding for MIRLPEDGSLQEALRRRGVFGQLSRSKFRPFEKGRILATHQKYREAINGANLLLMEWDESLASLAQGQADRCVFGPGNLFFLNGTNVGQNSVAVQGKLKPEEIVEIFQSQSSNYIYSTNSCKKGKNCEAYTQLIWYETNKVGCGQQFCDSLQFSDGTTKKQWWIYVCDYSPPGNYPEHPFFPSTYEACELCNLSPGTRCLQNQCKYCDPGLEPDCRPFNFTLCRSDKDPCCQNWDRQFCIPDTAYFNYMALNCGATCDSYMCLF